In the genome of Candidatus Reidiella endopervernicosa, one region contains:
- a CDS encoding DUF3135 domain-containing protein, with protein sequence MGLAASARIDFDEWSDLANADPAAFEARRSELLEGQISRCASRSQTRLRRLQWRIDQIRRLSSSPLGACVKINDMMMNTVLGEGGLLATMSSLSNPPPDGQYRQLPKAKVIRYHPREPKKH encoded by the coding sequence ATGGGTTTAGCAGCGTCAGCACGCATAGACTTCGACGAGTGGTCAGACCTGGCAAATGCCGATCCCGCCGCCTTTGAGGCGCGACGAAGCGAACTGCTCGAGGGACAGATCTCCCGTTGCGCCAGTCGCAGCCAGACCAGACTGCGCCGCCTACAGTGGCGTATTGATCAGATTCGACGGCTCTCCTCATCACCTCTAGGCGCCTGCGTTAAGATCAACGATATGATGATGAATACCGTGCTGGGTGAAGGCGGTCTGCTGGCAACTATGTCGAGTCTTAGCAACCCTCCACCCGATGGCCAATACCGACAACTACCGAAGGCGAAGGTCATTCGCTACCACCCTCGCGAGCCTAAAAAGCATTAA
- the rpmE gene encoding 50S ribosomal protein L31 — MKSDIHPAYNDVNVTCSCGSSFTTRSTVGKDLQIEVCSQCHPFYTGKQKILDTGGRIDKFRNKYGR, encoded by the coding sequence ATGAAATCGGACATCCATCCCGCTTACAACGATGTAAACGTAACCTGCAGTTGTGGTAGCAGCTTCACCACGCGCTCAACTGTTGGTAAGGATCTGCAAATCGAAGTCTGCTCACAATGCCACCCCTTCTACACTGGCAAGCAGAAGATCCTCGACACCGGCGGTCGTATCGACAAGTTCCGTAACAAGTACGGTCGATAA